The following nucleotide sequence is from Stigmatopora nigra isolate UIUO_SnigA chromosome 8, RoL_Snig_1.1, whole genome shotgun sequence.
AAACCAAAACTTACCTTTCCCTCAGGTGGTGCTTCCCGGCTGGCCTATTCCCGCGCGGGACGGCGCCCGACTTTTCCGAGCTGGCAAAAATGGCCCGACGACGGCGCCGTGCCCGTCGCCGCGAACGTCATCTCGTCGGCGGCCAGGTCGTCGTCGTCCGTCCGCACGCTCGCGATTGGGACGCCAGAAAGTccgctgctgtgaggggggaaaaaaaagaaactggaaagaaggagggagggagccaGGAAAGGAAGGAGGgatgagaaaaagaaagagagagagaaagagttgaGGGGGGAGGACACACAGGGGGGAGACAgaaagagaaagggagagagagagagagagaaatgtgCGGCGGCAGCTGCTCTgtacagaagaaaaaagttgGAATGTTGGGAGATTTGCTGACATGTTGGCCCTAAATGGCGGGCGCCTCCTCGCTCCACATTTACTGGCCGCCACTGCCGCCGCCACGCAAAGCAGCCCATGCGCacccaacaaacaaaaaaagacaaaccattGGCGTTTGCCTTTCACCTGTTTAATGGCGACAaacagacggacggacgaacGGACGGATAGGCGGCGTGTGAACGCAAACACGTCCGAAAGACGCACTCTTGTTCCGAGTCCCTCCGACATTCCCACCTCGGGCCAAAGGTCAAGGGTCGACCGTGAAACAACGGCGAGCTCAAAAAATGGTGACATTTGGTGGACAAATGTCCCAAAAAGACGGCGGGCGTCGCGTCATCGCCAGCGTGACAAAAGTTGCGGTCTGGCGCAGGAAGTGATGACTTCTGTTCACGCGGGTGCCCGTCTGGACGCCATTGTGACGCACGCTAAAAATCAAAGAGCGCTCCCTGGGGCCGTAGACGTGACATCACGCTCGTGCCGAGCTCATTGGGGGATCACGTGACTCACGACAACGACCGCTCGCCGCTGGCATTCTTTCCAGACGTGTCGGCGCAAGCGCGCCCGCCGTCTGACTGGGGCGTAGAATAGCGTTCTCGTCTCCTCTTTTCCTAACAAAGTTGAAGTTTGACCACAACGAGTGAGCGCTTTTGCTTCTGAGGTTCTGGGTTTGATGCCATGTCAGGCCTCCGGTCTGGACATTGGCCGGGACTCGcctgcatgctaggctaattgtatgctaaattgttcctagctatgagtgattgggataggctccagcaccccccaaaggAACGGCGGCATGTCCGTGGAAGAGCGAAGAAGGAAAGAAAGTTTTGCTAGAGAAAGAAAGCCGGGCTAAAAGTGACGTCAGCTGAAATTGAAAGcacttgtgtttatttttgcgGCCTCGTTCCCACGACACCGGCTGACCCCGTCCGGCCCGCTTGGCTCTTTTTTGCTCTCCGCCGCGCTATTGAAAAAGCTGGCCTAAAAAGGACAAAACGTCATCCCGCCACGGACCATTtcgacctttttttttgttcttcacgCCTGAAGAAGAAGGACTTACGGTAAACTCCGCTGCTCCTTTCAAAGCCAACATGGACAATCCTGCCATTCCACGTctactatttttaattttcactGATAACAGCTTCATGAAGAAAGCAAAGCAACTATTTTGCATCTATTTACAGATTACAGGTTGCTACAAGTATGCTCTAAAggataaatatgcatttttcccAGAATTTGACTGTAACCAATGCATAATATTTGCCCCCACTTGGTGTACATGGCAGCCATGTTGGCAGGGGCAAGGTAAGCCATAGAAAAGAATTGCTGGTTTGCTCATGTTTCACTTGTTCATTGCAATAGATGAAGGACCTTCCTCAAGAACTTATATTTCCTACATTCCTTTAAAACAACTAAGGATCGAAGCAAATGGCGTTATTTCAGCGGCCAGGGGTCAAGTAAAGTCACTGGTGGAAGAACAGGCGGACGTCTTCCGGAACGTCGGCTCGGCGACGGCCGGCCGGGCCGAAGCCGGCCGGTGGTCCCGCCTCCGCCGCTCCCGGAAGGCTTTGCAGAAGGTGAAGTAGAGGAGGGGATCCAAGCAGACGTTGAGGACGGAGACGGCCACGCCGGCCTCCTTCAGGTAGAACCAGGCCGAGCAGTGGGCGGGCCGCAGCACGGCGTAGGGCAGGCGCGCCAGGTGGTAGGGCACGAAGCACACGCAGAAGACGGCGGCCAGCACCTGGGCGTTGCGCCGCGACTCGGACAGCCGGCGCCACCCGGACGAGGAGGGCCGGCGACGACGCGCCGTCGCCAGCCGGCGGGAGGTGCCGCCGTAGAAGAAGAGCACGCCCGTCAGGACCGTCAAGAAGACGGCGGCCCAGAAGACGTGGAACGCCTGCTCGCCGACAAACAAACGCACGTCACTTCCGGGCATTTGCGGTGTTTTATGGGGGATTTTGGGCGACTACATGTTGAATTTGGGCCACTTACAGATCACTtccccttgagattttttttggcacaCGTCTAGGGTTTCcctaaacattgatttgagcTTTCATGGCTCTTACTTCCCGTTTATTTGAGGTCACTTCTGTTTAACGTTGCTGCATTGAGGCTTGGACAAAAGATGATTTATTGTTCACTTTGCGTGACTTCCTGTTGCCTTTGGGTGCCCCCCAAAAGAAATAACTCGGGTTTCATTGTATTTCACCGTATTTAAAGCCGATAAAGAAAGAATGGGGTATCATACAGAGCATTTTTGCCGCCTCACCTTGTAAAGCGCCTTGGACTGCTCACTTTGCAGGTCGTCGCAGCCGCGGGACTCGGCGGTCGCCGCCTGGTCGGTCAGCAGCGACAGGACCACGTAGGTCCCCGCCAGCGTCAGAAGGAGGAGCCACGTCACGGCGCAGACGGCGCGGGCCACCCGCGGCGACTGCAGCGGGTGCGTGCGCAGAGGATGGACGATTTTCAGGTACCTGCGTCAAGGTGGGAAGGGCTTCTTAACCCCACAACCGGGAAATTGAAAGCAAAGTGGCGCTTACTTACCGGTTTCCCGCAATGTGTCCCATGAACAGGATGCTGGCGTACATGTTGAGGTAGAAGGCCGGCGCCCCCAAGCCGCAGTAGGCCCGGAGAAGAAGGGGCGACAGCCCGGCGGCGTGCTTGACCACGCGGAAGGGGAGGCACAGAGTCAGCAGGAAGTCGGCGGCCGCCAAGTTCTTCAGGTAGATTCCCACGCAGCGCGACGAGCCGGCGTTTCCGCCACCGCCTCCACCGCGCCGGCGCAGGAAAACCCTCAGCGTCAAGCCGTTGAGCAGCAAACCTGTCTAAATAGCCGGCCGAGTCACACTTTTGCGTACTCCATTGTCTTTTAGCGACAATAAAAAGCCCCTCAAGCGTAGGCCGCCATCAAAAAGTTTGTCTCTCACCAAGAAGAGCAGGCCGTAGACAACGGAAAAGACGTAGCCGGTCCACGGGGGGCACGCGCTCTGCTCGGAAGAGCGGTTGTAGGACTGGCTCATGACGTCTCACGCCGTTTCCTCCCAAAGAGATGCGCCGGGGGAAACGGGAAGTCGctctgattttctttttgttagctggaaaaaaaaggcagacgTTTGTTGACTTACTGGAAGATGGCGAGCCAGAAGACAGTTGAGCAGATATCAAAAATAAGCAGTCTACCCACGACAGTGGCGCCGGCCGGGCCCATCTGCCTGGCGGC
It contains:
- the LOC144200932 gene encoding P2Y purinoceptor 14-like isoform X2 — protein: MSQSYNRSSEQSACPPWTGYVFSVVYGLLFLTGLLLNGLTLRVFLRRRGGGGGGNAGSSRCVGIYLKNLAAADFLLTLCLPFRVVKHAAGLSPLLLRAYCGLGAPAFYLNMYASILFMGHIAGNRYLKIVHPLRTHPLQSPRVARAVCAVTWLLLLTLAGTYVVLSLLTDQAATAESRGCDDLQSEQSKALYKAFHVFWAAVFLTVLTGVLFFYGGTSRRLATARRRRPSSSGWRRLSESRRNAQVLAAVFCVCFVPYHLARLPYAVLRPAHCSAWFYLKEAGVAVSVLNVCLDPLLYFTFCKAFRERRRRDHRPASARPAVAEPTFRKTSACSSTSDFT
- the LOC144200932 gene encoding P2Y purinoceptor 14-like isoform X1, yielding MGPAGATVVANKKKIRATSRFPRRISLGGNGVRRHEPVLQPLFRAERVPPVDRLRLFRCLRPALLGLLLNGLTLRVFLRRRGGGGGGNAGSSRCVGIYLKNLAAADFLLTLCLPFRVVKHAAGLSPLLLRAYCGLGAPAFYLNMYASILFMGHIAGNRYLKIVHPLRTHPLQSPRVARAVCAVTWLLLLTLAGTYVVLSLLTDQAATAESRGCDDLQSEQSKALYKAFHVFWAAVFLTVLTGVLFFYGGTSRRLATARRRRPSSSGWRRLSESRRNAQVLAAVFCVCFVPYHLARLPYAVLRPAHCSAWFYLKEAGVAVSVLNVCLDPLLYFTFCKAFRERRRRDHRPASARPAVAEPTFRKTSACSSTSDFT